The nucleotide sequence TTTCTCAGCTCTAGCTGGTGGATTGTAGGTATCATATATATCTCCTGCAATAACAACCATATCTATATTATTTTCTTCAACTATCTTAATAAAGTCTTCTAAAAATTCCTCTTGTTCATCCATTCTACTATAGCCTTCTAAGTTTTTACCTAAATGCCAATCAGAAGTATGTAAAATCCTCATTAACCTATCCACCCCTTACTTGTAACCTTTTCATTAACATTTCATATAATATATTTTAACATACATTAATATTATTCAGTAACTACTTTACATAAATGGCGCCTTTGAAAACTATTCCATTTATCCTTTTTAAAACAAAAACTTGTGTAAGCACGAAAGTTTTCCCTTTACCACTTACACAAGTTTATTAAAATTAAATAAAGTATACGAAAAAGCAGATAACCCATTAGTTATCTGCTAAAATATTATGAACTTTTTCCTGCTAACATTTTAGAAGGATCTCTACTTTGAATGAGCATTTTACCAGGTCCCTCAAACACGCAAACCAGCCCTTCTCCTCCAGTAATTGAACCAAATAAACCATTTAAAAGCTCAACTTTATAGTTCATACTGCTTTCCCATAATACAAGATGATTTGTATCAACTATGTATTTTTCACCTTGAGATAGAGTTATTTCATGTATAGCTCCATATGCACTTAGAAACAAGATTCCGGAACCCTCTGCTTCTATTTGAATAAAGCCCTCTCCCGATAAAAATCCCTTTCCTCCGCCAGACTTTATATTAAGATTTATTTTATCTGTTGAAGCCAAAAAGCTTGCTTTCCCAAGCCTATATTTTACAGAGCCATCCATATTAACTGCTTTAATGTCTCCTAAATATTTAGGTGCTACTAATATTTCTCCATAACTTTTAGCAACGTATTCTTGAAGAAAAGCAGAAGTGCCACTAAATAATCTTCCAATAGCTTTTCCAACACTTCCTGCCTTTGATTTAATTTCAAAATTAGGATTCATAGCTGCCATAGCTCCTGCTTCTATAATAACCTTATCTCCTGCCTGAGCTTTTACTTTAAGTAACCTATTTGTATCTCCATAAAGCATTTCATAATCTGCCGCCATTTAAATTCCCCCTTATAAAATATTCATATCAAAATTATATAGTATAAAATACCATTCTACAAGGTTTTATTTTCCTCTTTAATGTTTTTTCGTATTTATATAGAAAGCCTCATGTTCCTCACCCTCATCCTTGAAAGTTCTGCTTAAAATACCTCCATTTTTTAAAATTGTTTTTCTTGAAGCCTCATTTTCTTTCTTGCATACTACACATACTTCAGTAAGTCCTTTTTCCCTTGCATATTCTAATATTTGTCTTAAAATCTCAGACGCATATCCTTTTCTTCTTTCCGAAGGTCGTACACTATATCCAATATGACCTGAATTTTTATAAAAATCATTTAAATAATGCCTTAGGTTAACTATTCCTATAATTTTATTATCGCTTTTTCTAACTGCAAAAAAAGTAGTTGAAACTACCCACTTTGGATTTACAGTTTCCTTTTTTAAATTATTTCTAATTATCTTTAGCCACTCAGCGTAGTCATCCACATAATCAAGTTTAAAGCTTCCATTTATAATCCTCTCACCACAGTCAAGGAACTCCTTCTTAAATTCCATCGCCCTAACTTCTAATTCCTCTTTAGGAAATACTAAAATTATCTCCTCCATTTTTTATCCCTCTATTCAAACAACTATATTATACCAATTATAACTTATCTACCCAATTAAGTAAAATTAAGAGGCTGCTTAAATTGCAGCCTCTTTACTATATCTCTTCTATATTAAGTTTTTTCTGCTCACCAGTTATCATATCCTTTATAACTAGCTCCTTATTCGTTACTTCATCTTCTCCAATTAAAATTACATATTTTATATCAAGTTTATTTGCATATGTAAGCTTCTTTTTGAGTTTTCCTTCTTCAAAATATATTTCAGCACTTTTTCCGTTTACAAGTAACTTGTTTAAAATTTTAGTGCAGTACTCAAAGGTATCTCCTATAGGTACTATTAAGTATTTCTCATTTAAACTGCTGTTATAATTTTCTATAAATCCTATTTCTCTAAGTACAAAGAAAAGTCTTGTTATTCCAATAGACATACCAACCCCTGGAAGAACATTTTCAGTATAGTTTTGTGCTAAATTATCATACCTTCCACCTGAACATATAGAACCATAGGATTCATTTCCTGTTAGAAGTGTTTCAAATACAGTACCAGTATAGTAATCAAGACCTCTTATTATTTTAAGGTTTATAGCATACTCACTGTCTTCTACTCCAAATAGCTTTAAATACTTTATAACCTCTTCAACTTCTTCTATTCCTTTTTCAAGCATTTCATTTTTTATTTCTACTTTTTTAAGATTTTCTACAACCTCATCACTTGAACCGCTTATTTTTATTACCTTACTAATAACCTTAGCCTTCTCTTCACCTATAAGCTTATTTAGTTCAGATAAAAACTGTTCTTCTGTAATCTTATCATATTTGTCTATGAGAATCATTACTTCCTGCATATTAGTAATGTTAAGTCCTTCTAAAACCCCTGTAAGTATTTTTCTATTACTTATTTGGAACTTATAGCTATCAAGTCCTATTTTTCTTAATGCTTTAGATGCCATGTTTATTATAAATGCATCATTTTTTATACTTAGATTTCCATTTCCAACAACATCAACGTCACATTGATAAAACTCTCTATAACGCCCCTTTTGATTTCTTTCTCCTCTATAAACCTTTCCCAGCTGATATCTCTTAAACGGAAAAGTTAAATCGCTCATATATTGAGCTGCAAATCTTGAAAACGGCACTGTTAAATCAAATCTTAAAACTTGTTTTCTATCCTCATTATCAATACGATATACCTGTTTTTCAGTTTCTCCTGCCGATTTTGCAAGAAGTACCTCTTCCTTTTCAATTATTGGGGTATCCATAGGTAAAAATCCATTTTGCTCATAAACACCAGTTATTTTTGAAACAATATCATTGAATACAAGCTGTTCTTTTGGTAAAAGTTCCATAAATCCCGGCAAAATCGACGGTTTAATTTTATTATTCATTATAATTAATCTTCCTTTCTACAGTATAAATATAGAGAACTACTGCAATAACTTATAGCCCGCTGTTTTCTTATAATAATCTAATCCTTTTTTATAATAATATAACATTTTTATGTTTTATTAAATACAATACATTATATATTATAAATAATTTTCATTCATTTGCCTAATAATAATTTATAAACGCTGTAAATTAATTAAAAGGTGGCGATATTGTGAGAAAACTTGTGTTATTAAGACACGGTCAAAGCGAATGGAACAAAGAAAACAGATTTACTGGCTGGACTGATGTTGATTTATCTGTAGATGGAGTTAGCGAAGCCGCTCAAGCAGGAAGAATACTGAAAAAAAATAACTATACCTTTGATGCTGCTTATACTTCAGTGCTTAAAAGAGCCATAAGAACACTTCAAATAGTTCTATATGAAATGGACCTTCTATGGATACCCGTCTATAAATCCTGGAAATTAAACGAAAGACATTATGGTGCACTTCAAGGACTAAACAAAGATGAAACTAGAGATAAATATGGAGAAGATCAAGTTCATCTTTGGAGGCGTTCTGTTGAGGTAAGACCGCCTGCTTTAGAAAAATCTGATAAAAGATACCCCGGTAATGAAAAAAAATATGCTTCGTTAAAGGAAGAAGAATTGCCTGTTACTGAAAATCTAGAAGATACAGAAAAAAGGGTTTTACAGGACTGGCGTGAATTAATAGCTCCTAATATAAAGGGAGGTAAGAATATTATAATTTCT is from Clostridium acetobutylicum ATCC 824 and encodes:
- a CDS encoding TIGR00266 family protein, producing MAADYEMLYGDTNRLLKVKAQAGDKVIIEAGAMAAMNPNFEIKSKAGSVGKAIGRLFSGTSAFLQEYVAKSYGEILVAPKYLGDIKAVNMDGSVKYRLGKASFLASTDKINLNIKSGGGKGFLSGEGFIQIEAEGSGILFLSAYGAIHEITLSQGEKYIVDTNHLVLWESSMNYKVELLNGLFGSITGGEGLVCVFEGPGKMLIQSRDPSKMLAGKSS
- a CDS encoding GNAT family N-acetyltransferase translates to MEEIILVFPKEELEVRAMEFKKEFLDCGERIINGSFKLDYVDDYAEWLKIIRNNLKKETVNPKWVVSTTFFAVRKSDNKIIGIVNLRHYLNDFYKNSGHIGYSVRPSERRKGYASEILRQILEYAREKGLTEVCVVCKKENEASRKTILKNGGILSRTFKDEGEEHEAFYINTKKH
- the hisS gene encoding histidine--tRNA ligase; protein product: MNNKIKPSILPGFMELLPKEQLVFNDIVSKITGVYEQNGFLPMDTPIIEKEEVLLAKSAGETEKQVYRIDNEDRKQVLRFDLTVPFSRFAAQYMSDLTFPFKRYQLGKVYRGERNQKGRYREFYQCDVDVVGNGNLSIKNDAFIINMASKALRKIGLDSYKFQISNRKILTGVLEGLNITNMQEVMILIDKYDKITEEQFLSELNKLIGEEKAKVISKVIKISGSSDEVVENLKKVEIKNEMLEKGIEEVEEVIKYLKLFGVEDSEYAINLKIIRGLDYYTGTVFETLLTGNESYGSICSGGRYDNLAQNYTENVLPGVGMSIGITRLFFVLREIGFIENYNSSLNEKYLIVPIGDTFEYCTKILNKLLVNGKSAEIYFEEGKLKKKLTYANKLDIKYVILIGEDEVTNKELVIKDMITGEQKKLNIEEI
- the gpmA gene encoding 2,3-diphosphoglycerate-dependent phosphoglycerate mutase, which gives rise to MRKLVLLRHGQSEWNKENRFTGWTDVDLSVDGVSEAAQAGRILKKNNYTFDAAYTSVLKRAIRTLQIVLYEMDLLWIPVYKSWKLNERHYGALQGLNKDETRDKYGEDQVHLWRRSVEVRPPALEKSDKRYPGNEKKYASLKEEELPVTENLEDTEKRVLQDWRELIAPNIKGGKNIIISAHGNTLRALVKYLDNIPSDGIANLNIPTGTPLVYELDENLEPITRYYLGMDGKIEDDKFPKKV